One genomic window of Cellulophaga sp. Hel_I_12 includes the following:
- a CDS encoding LytTR family DNA-binding domain-containing protein has product MIRAIAIDDEPKAIQVIQHHVSKSSKILLLAVFSNAQEGLIFLKENPIDLLFLDINMPHLSGLELLAELHVKPYVIFTTAYSEFAVDSYIYDAVDYLLKPFEYNRFEMAIKKVEDRMANAKEQNAYFFIKDGFKTIKIAFEDILFIKSSGNYLDIVTQIKTHNTRMTFSEFINKQLPFGFARVHQSYLVHSSKIEKIEHNQIFIDTHKIPISTKYRELFYKNLGT; this is encoded by the coding sequence ATGATACGAGCCATAGCTATAGATGATGAACCAAAAGCAATTCAAGTGATTCAACATCATGTGTCAAAAAGCAGTAAAATTTTACTTTTAGCTGTCTTCTCAAATGCCCAAGAAGGTTTGATATTTTTAAAAGAAAACCCTATTGATTTATTATTTTTAGACATAAATATGCCCCATTTGTCCGGTTTAGAACTTTTAGCTGAACTACATGTAAAACCTTATGTAATTTTTACCACTGCCTATTCAGAATTTGCTGTTGATAGTTACATCTATGACGCTGTGGATTATCTATTAAAACCATTTGAATACAATCGCTTTGAAATGGCCATCAAAAAAGTGGAAGATCGCATGGCAAATGCTAAAGAACAAAACGCCTATTTTTTTATAAAAGACGGATTTAAAACTATAAAAATAGCTTTCGAGGACATTCTTTTTATAAAGAGTTCTGGCAACTATTTAGACATCGTAACCCAAATAAAAACACACAATACAAGAATGACATTTTCCGAATTCATAAATAAACAGTTACCCTTTGGTTTTGCAAGAGTACATCAATCTTACCTAGTTCATAGCTCCAAAATTGAAAAAATTGAACATAATCAAATATTTATTGACACTCACAAAATACCTATAAGTACTAAATATAGGGAGCTTTTTTATAAAAATTTAGGCACTTAA
- a CDS encoding flotillin family protein, which translates to MFFLPLQLGGGSATLLTIGFAILFFFIIIISFIRRYKRCPSDRILVVYGKVGTGNSARCIHGGAAFIWPVIQDYEFLDLTPISIEVNLVNALSKQNIRVNVPSRFTIGISTEPGIMQNAAERLLGQGMQEVQDLAKEIIFGQLRLVVASMDIEEINSDRDKFLTNISQSVESELKKVGLKLINVNITDIVDESGYIEALGKEAAAHAINAARKSVAEKNRDGAIGEANAVQDERTQVAAANAQAVEGENIAKINVANSDSLRRQREAEAERTATASEKVQNAKALEESYAAEQLAELARAERVRSSQMADIVVPAEIDKKKVEIDAEADAERTRRIAKGEADAILFKAQAEAQGILEVLTKQAKGLDEIVKAAGNSPKDAVLLLIADKLPELVRTQAEAIKNIKIDKVTVWDSGSKSEDGKNSTANFISGMYKSVPPLQEMFNMAGMQLPEYLKGKDLDSEEVQDALKKSGISKKKDSEQ; encoded by the coding sequence ATGTTTTTTTTACCCTTACAATTAGGTGGTGGTAGTGCCACCTTGCTGACCATTGGTTTTGCAATTTTATTCTTTTTTATCATTATCATATCCTTTATCAGACGCTACAAACGTTGTCCCTCAGATCGGATATTGGTCGTTTATGGAAAAGTAGGTACAGGAAATTCTGCCCGTTGTATTCATGGTGGAGCTGCCTTTATCTGGCCTGTAATTCAAGATTATGAATTTCTTGATTTAACGCCTATTTCTATAGAAGTTAACTTGGTCAACGCCTTGAGTAAGCAAAATATTCGTGTAAATGTACCGTCACGATTTACGATTGGAATTTCTACAGAACCAGGCATTATGCAGAATGCTGCAGAGCGTTTGTTAGGTCAGGGCATGCAAGAAGTACAAGATTTAGCAAAAGAAATTATTTTTGGTCAATTGCGTTTGGTGGTTGCCTCAATGGATATTGAAGAAATAAACTCAGATAGAGATAAGTTTTTGACCAATATTTCTCAGAGTGTCGAGTCCGAATTAAAGAAAGTAGGACTTAAATTAATCAACGTTAACATCACCGATATTGTTGACGAATCGGGTTATATTGAAGCTTTAGGAAAAGAAGCAGCCGCACACGCGATAAACGCAGCACGTAAATCGGTGGCAGAAAAAAACAGAGATGGTGCTATTGGTGAGGCAAATGCAGTACAAGACGAACGTACACAAGTTGCCGCTGCTAACGCACAGGCGGTTGAAGGAGAAAACATTGCAAAAATAAACGTTGCCAATTCAGATTCCCTACGTCGCCAACGTGAAGCAGAAGCAGAGCGCACTGCTACAGCTTCAGAAAAAGTACAAAACGCAAAAGCCCTAGAAGAATCGTATGCTGCAGAGCAACTGGCAGAATTGGCAAGAGCTGAACGTGTGCGAAGCTCACAAATGGCCGATATTGTAGTTCCTGCAGAAATAGATAAGAAAAAAGTAGAGATTGATGCTGAAGCTGATGCAGAACGCACCCGACGCATAGCCAAAGGGGAAGCTGATGCTATTTTATTCAAAGCACAGGCCGAAGCACAAGGTATATTAGAGGTATTAACCAAGCAAGCAAAAGGTTTAGACGAAATTGTAAAAGCGGCTGGCAATAGCCCTAAAGATGCTGTTTTGTTACTTATTGCTGATAAATTACCGGAACTGGTAAGAACACAAGCCGAAGCCATTAAAAATATTAAGATTGATAAAGTAACGGTTTGGGATTCTGGATCAAAATCAGAAGATGGCAAAAACTCTACCGCCAATTTTATTTCAGGCATGTACAAATCGGTACCTCCTTTACAAGAAATGTTTAATATGGCAGGTATGCAATTGCCCGAATATTTAAAAGGGAAAGATCTAGATTCCGAAGAAGTACAAGATGCCTTGAAAAAATCGGGTATCTCTAAAAAGAAGGATTCAGAGCAATAG
- a CDS encoding beta-ketoacyl synthase N-terminal-like domain-containing protein: MKNAVAHTNQKKPDLAVKEAISITAISSISPLGISQNAIWNAYQTATSSVHLKRIGKEEVWVGALANESREEIEILKKSDAKYKNLDDSVLFALCVSRNAIAHAGWVAGDNFGINIGSSRGATGLFEKYHKEFLERGKAVTLASPTTTLGNISSWIAHDLQTQGPEISHSITCSTALHSLLNGVAWLRGGMADKFLVGGSEAPLTPFTIAQMKALKIYAKTSGANESEGYPCRALDLDKTQNTMVLGEGAAVACLEKGLPDNALAVIEGIGYATELLEHNISISTDAVCFQRSMKMALGVLHPDEIDVIVMHAPGTIKGDVSEMEAIDKIFCNKKPFCTTNKWKIGHTFGASGMLSVELAVLMLQHQKAIKVPFVSYEKVPTKIHKVMVNAVGFGGNAVSIVLKSV; encoded by the coding sequence ATGAAGAATGCTGTAGCACATACAAATCAAAAAAAACCGGATTTAGCCGTAAAGGAAGCTATTTCTATCACCGCAATTTCGTCTATTTCACCTTTAGGGATTTCTCAAAATGCTATTTGGAATGCCTACCAAACAGCGACAAGCTCTGTGCATCTTAAAAGGATAGGAAAAGAAGAGGTTTGGGTGGGGGCTTTAGCAAATGAGAGCAGGGAGGAAATTGAGATCTTAAAAAAATCAGATGCTAAATATAAAAACTTAGACGATAGTGTTTTGTTTGCCTTATGCGTATCGAGAAATGCTATTGCCCATGCAGGTTGGGTTGCTGGCGATAATTTTGGGATAAATATAGGGTCTTCCAGAGGCGCCACAGGCTTGTTTGAAAAATACCACAAAGAGTTTCTAGAAAGAGGAAAGGCAGTTACTTTAGCCTCACCCACAACCACCTTAGGAAATATATCATCGTGGATTGCGCACGATTTACAAACTCAAGGCCCTGAAATTTCACATTCTATCACCTGCTCTACGGCCTTGCATTCGCTTTTAAACGGAGTGGCATGGCTACGCGGCGGTATGGCAGATAAATTTTTAGTGGGGGGTAGTGAAGCTCCATTAACCCCTTTTACTATTGCGCAAATGAAAGCGCTAAAAATTTACGCCAAAACTTCGGGTGCTAACGAATCTGAAGGCTACCCTTGCCGTGCTTTAGACCTAGATAAAACTCAAAATACGATGGTTTTGGGTGAAGGTGCTGCGGTGGCATGTTTAGAAAAAGGCCTGCCAGACAATGCCTTGGCGGTTATTGAAGGTATAGGCTATGCCACTGAACTTCTAGAGCACAACATCTCTATTTCTACCGATGCTGTTTGTTTTCAACGTTCTATGAAAATGGCTTTAGGTGTGCTACACCCTGATGAAATTGATGTGATCGTGATGCATGCCCCGGGTACTATTAAAGGCGATGTATCAGAAATGGAGGCTATCGATAAAATATTTTGTAACAAAAAACCTTTTTGCACTACCAATAAATGGAAGATAGGTCATACTTTCGGAGCTTCTGGAATGTTGAGCGTAGAACTTGCTGTTTTAATGCTGCAACACCAAAAAGCAATAAAGGTACCTTTTGTATCCTATGAGAAGGTTCCTACTAAAATACATAAAGTGATGGTTAACGCCGTCGGTTTTGGAGGAAATGCAGTGAGTATAGTTTTAAAAAGTGTATAG
- the bioA gene encoding adenosylmethionine--8-amino-7-oxononanoate transaminase: MKNISERDKKHIWHPLTQHKLHDSMLAITKAKACTLTDEAGKTYIDGIASWYTCVYGHCNDYIIEKVYAQMQQLDQVVFSGFTHEPAVQLSEALIHILPSNQEKLFFSDNGSTATEIGIKMALQYHFNKGTGRKVLLAFEDAFHGDTFGAMSVSGLSVYNGPFEDYFIDVERIATPTKDTITTILAHLEKRLQQNDIAGFIFEPLIQGAAAMQMHDAAGLDQILALLKQHDVITVADEVMTGFGKTGKYFASDYLNEKPDVMCMSKALTAGLLPMAVTSCTQKVYDAFYSNEISKGLFHGHTYTANPLACTAALAGIELLQSFEIQGNIQRVIASHQKFNEEIKDHPKVLTTRQTGTIFALDLNVKMERYGNLRDKLMKHFMDNGVFLRPLGNTIYISAPYVISEAELQQIYDAIKSVLDLM, encoded by the coding sequence TTGAAAAATATTTCTGAACGCGATAAAAAGCATATTTGGCACCCTTTAACGCAACATAAATTACATGACTCGATGTTGGCCATTACCAAGGCTAAGGCTTGTACGCTCACGGATGAAGCGGGTAAAACCTATATTGATGGAATAGCTTCTTGGTATACTTGTGTTTATGGACACTGTAACGATTATATTATCGAGAAAGTATACGCCCAAATGCAACAATTAGACCAGGTGGTGTTTAGTGGATTTACGCATGAACCCGCTGTTCAATTGTCTGAAGCTTTAATCCACATATTACCTAGCAATCAAGAAAAATTATTCTTCTCGGATAATGGTTCTACGGCCACTGAAATCGGAATTAAAATGGCTTTACAGTATCATTTTAACAAAGGCACGGGTCGTAAAGTGTTGTTAGCTTTTGAAGATGCTTTTCATGGCGATACCTTCGGGGCCATGTCGGTTTCCGGATTATCGGTGTATAATGGTCCTTTTGAGGATTATTTTATCGATGTAGAGCGCATTGCAACACCTACAAAAGATACTATAACTACCATTTTAGCACACTTAGAAAAGCGATTACAACAAAATGATATTGCAGGTTTTATTTTTGAGCCTTTAATTCAAGGAGCCGCCGCCATGCAAATGCATGATGCTGCTGGTTTAGATCAAATTTTGGCACTTTTAAAACAACATGATGTAATCACCGTAGCCGATGAGGTCATGACAGGTTTCGGTAAAACAGGAAAGTATTTTGCCTCTGATTATTTAAATGAAAAACCAGATGTGATGTGCATGTCTAAAGCTTTAACAGCCGGACTTTTACCTATGGCGGTAACGAGCTGTACCCAAAAGGTATATGATGCTTTTTATAGTAATGAAATTTCTAAGGGTTTATTCCATGGGCATACCTATACTGCAAATCCTTTAGCTTGCACTGCTGCTTTAGCAGGTATTGAGCTGTTACAATCTTTTGAAATTCAAGGGAATATTCAACGGGTAATCGCTTCGCATCAAAAATTTAATGAGGAGATAAAAGACCATCCAAAGGTGTTAACCACACGCCAAACAGGAACAATCTTTGCTTTAGATTTAAATGTCAAAATGGAGCGATACGGTAATTTACGGGATAAATTGATGAAGCATTTTATGGATAATGGGGTGTTTTTACGTCCTTTAGGAAATACAATTTACATTTCGGCACCTTATGTAATATCTGAAGCAGAATTACAACAAATTTATGATGCCATAAAAAGTGTTTTGGATCTAATGTAA
- a CDS encoding glycosyltransferase family 39 protein — MLTKLINYLTPNYPHLKNRTVFLILFFVSFFIRLPFFFRDYIDRDESTFILMGQSWVNGHLPYLELWDLKPPMNFLFFAGIIYFFGKSMIAIRFFGVLIVAITAWYTYSISNLVNSKKIGFWCAIFCVFLQSLFGSMQGVMSEHISVLFFMPALYFLIKYKEWYWFLLAGLLMGLSTMVKLNMAYPIALIGLYLSYGYIIKKHIRTGFLNMMMFSIGVITIILCAILPYYLQGNFDLWWDSVIQAPLLYSNYGRSSILIFLPLLLFLALFLWLARKKNYINFKTDTIQLLTVAIIGIVLSFIKGGRLNGHYLIQLYPSLLILVFVFISAIPSLKRATYKPLFALLLLLIPMESYLEYVAILKNKIDKGTFYNGEGIEVPRYISANNLDYTNILFTEYHIGYWYLGTNPPSKTATHPSNTSRPELFQYAQNPRKTVMEEIQFILEVKQPQLIVARQGDLLLFDTLIDENIYVNHYLKQYYQPIKTIGKAIIYQRLK; from the coding sequence ATGCTAACCAAGCTTATAAACTATTTGACTCCCAACTACCCACATCTTAAAAACAGGACTGTTTTTTTAATCCTATTTTTCGTTTCTTTTTTTATCAGGCTTCCCTTTTTCTTTAGGGATTATATAGATCGTGATGAAAGCACCTTTATTTTAATGGGACAATCATGGGTAAACGGACATTTACCCTATCTTGAACTTTGGGATTTAAAACCTCCCATGAATTTCTTGTTTTTCGCTGGTATCATCTACTTTTTTGGAAAGAGCATGATCGCCATTCGTTTTTTTGGTGTTCTTATTGTAGCCATAACAGCTTGGTACACGTATAGTATTAGTAATCTTGTGAACTCCAAAAAAATTGGTTTTTGGTGCGCCATCTTTTGTGTTTTTCTTCAAAGTTTATTTGGCAGTATGCAAGGGGTGATGTCCGAACATATTTCTGTGTTGTTTTTTATGCCAGCCCTTTACTTTTTAATAAAATATAAAGAATGGTATTGGTTTCTATTGGCGGGCCTATTAATGGGCTTAAGCACTATGGTAAAATTAAATATGGCCTATCCTATAGCTTTAATTGGTTTGTATTTATCCTATGGATATATCATAAAGAAGCATATTCGTACAGGGTTTTTAAATATGATGATGTTTAGTATTGGGGTCATCACTATAATTCTATGTGCTATTTTACCCTATTACCTCCAGGGAAATTTTGATTTATGGTGGGATTCTGTTATCCAGGCACCCTTACTATATTCAAATTACGGGCGCTCATCTATTCTTATTTTTCTACCGCTTTTGCTATTCTTAGCCTTGTTTTTATGGTTGGCTCGTAAAAAAAATTACATTAATTTTAAAACGGATACGATACAACTACTTACTGTCGCCATTATTGGGATTGTACTGTCATTTATAAAAGGTGGACGATTAAATGGTCACTATTTAATTCAACTTTATCCGAGTTTATTAATTTTGGTCTTTGTTTTTATTAGCGCAATCCCCTCTCTAAAACGTGCTACCTATAAGCCCTTATTTGCGCTATTATTACTTTTAATCCCCATGGAAAGTTATCTTGAATATGTGGCCATTTTAAAGAATAAAATTGACAAAGGCACTTTTTACAATGGAGAAGGCATTGAGGTACCTAGGTATATTAGCGCCAATAATTTAGACTATACCAATATTTTATTTACTGAATATCATATTGGGTATTGGTACTTAGGTACAAATCCACCCTCAAAAACAGCAACTCATCCTAGCAATACTTCCCGACCAGAACTTTTTCAGTATGCACAAAACCCTAGAAAAACGGTCATGGAAGAAATACAGTTTATTTTAGAAGTAAAACAACCACAACTCATTGTAGCTCGGCAAGGTGACCTATTGCTATTTGATACTCTTATTGACGAAAACATTTACGTCAACCACTATCTAAAACAATACTACCAACCTATAAAAACTATAGGTAAGGCTATTATTTATCAACGCTTAAAGTGA
- the bioD gene encoding dethiobiotin synthase, producing the protein MNTFFVTGISTEVGKTIASAILVEALEADYWKPIQAGELENSDSHKVEHLISNTKTLIHKNSYALKTPVSPHAAAAIEGIEIDINEINAPETTNHLVIEGAGGLLVPLNDEDTILDIIMPSYKVVVVSRHYLGSINHTLLTVGWLQKKGYDVAILFSGNEHKTTEEIIVKKTGATVIGRINEEASFNKATIKKYAVAFKSVLESL; encoded by the coding sequence ATGAATACTTTTTTTGTCACAGGAATTTCTACAGAAGTTGGTAAAACAATAGCTTCGGCTATTTTGGTGGAAGCTTTAGAAGCCGATTATTGGAAACCCATTCAGGCGGGTGAACTTGAAAATTCTGACAGCCATAAAGTAGAGCATCTAATTTCGAATACCAAAACCCTAATTCATAAAAATAGCTATGCGCTAAAAACACCTGTGAGTCCGCATGCCGCTGCCGCTATAGAAGGTATTGAAATTGATATCAATGAAATTAACGCCCCTGAAACCACGAATCATTTGGTGATTGAAGGTGCAGGAGGTTTGCTTGTGCCCCTCAATGATGAAGATACCATTTTAGATATTATCATGCCCAGTTATAAAGTTGTTGTGGTCTCAAGGCATTATTTAGGGAGTATAAATCACACCTTGCTAACGGTGGGTTGGTTGCAAAAAAAAGGCTATGATGTTGCTATTTTATTTAGTGGAAATGAGCATAAAACAACCGAAGAAATTATTGTAAAAAAAACAGGTGCTACCGTTATTGGTAGAATTAACGAAGAAGCCAGTTTTAATAAAGCCACCATTAAAAAATATGCAGTAGCGTTTAAGTCGGTTTTAGAATCACTTTAA
- a CDS encoding aminotransferase class I/II-fold pyridoxal phosphate-dependent enzyme: MVHFPRKLQAKLEERTANNALRSLGLPNNLVDFSSNDYLGFARNKAIFERSSNLLFQKKIIQNGATGSRLLSGNSELYFELENQIAHVHGVEEALLFNSGYDANIGFFSSVPQRGDLVLYDEYIHASIRDGIAMGVAKSYKFKHNNLDDLKALLQRVHISKNEVSADQSSGSDTIDIYIVTESVFSMDGDTPNLTELAHFCALEKYHLVVDEAHAIGVFGSEGQGLVFDATLQPKIFAQIVTFGKAMGCHGAAILGSANLKNYLINFARSFIYTTGMPPHALATISSAYSELKTKNSRQKLKENITFFNAQIEVFGLDTQFIPSTSAIHCCVISGIEKVKKVSSYLQKEGFAVKPILSPTVAKGQERLRFCLHSYNTKKEITGVLRLLQTSIKAHE, from the coding sequence ATGGTACATTTTCCTAGAAAGCTACAGGCTAAATTAGAAGAAAGAACAGCGAATAATGCGCTAAGATCCTTAGGGTTGCCAAATAATTTAGTTGATTTTTCTTCTAATGATTACCTCGGTTTCGCTAGGAATAAGGCAATTTTTGAAAGATCTAGTAATTTGCTTTTTCAGAAAAAAATAATTCAAAACGGAGCAACAGGATCGCGTTTACTATCGGGTAATTCTGAGTTGTATTTTGAGCTTGAAAACCAGATCGCCCATGTTCATGGCGTTGAAGAAGCTTTGCTGTTTAACTCTGGCTATGATGCTAATATTGGTTTTTTTAGTTCGGTTCCGCAACGTGGTGATCTTGTTTTATACGATGAATATATACATGCCAGCATTCGCGATGGCATTGCCATGGGTGTGGCGAAGAGCTATAAGTTTAAACACAATAACCTAGATGATTTAAAAGCATTACTGCAAAGAGTACATATATCAAAAAACGAAGTCAGCGCCGATCAATCTAGTGGTAGTGACACCATAGACATTTACATTGTCACCGAGTCTGTTTTTTCGATGGATGGCGATACCCCTAACTTAACCGAATTAGCCCATTTTTGTGCCTTAGAAAAATATCATTTAGTAGTTGATGAAGCCCATGCTATAGGAGTTTTTGGCAGCGAAGGTCAAGGTTTAGTTTTTGATGCGACACTTCAGCCTAAAATTTTTGCCCAAATTGTAACCTTTGGTAAGGCTATGGGATGCCATGGCGCTGCTATTTTGGGGAGTGCAAACTTGAAAAACTACTTAATTAATTTTGCGCGTAGTTTTATCTATACTACAGGTATGCCCCCGCATGCACTAGCAACCATAAGTAGTGCCTATAGCGAATTAAAAACCAAAAATTCAAGGCAAAAATTAAAAGAGAACATTACTTTTTTTAACGCGCAAATAGAGGTATTTGGCCTAGATACTCAATTTATACCAAGTACTTCCGCAATTCATTGTTGTGTTATTTCGGGAATTGAAAAGGTAAAAAAGGTGTCATCCTATCTACAAAAAGAAGGCTTTGCTGTAAAACCTATCTTATCACCAACAGTAGCGAAAGGGCAAGAGCGTTTGCGGTTTTGCCTGCATAGTTATAATACTAAAAAAGAAATTACAGGCGTGTTGCGTTTGTTGCAAACATCAATTAAAGCGCATGAGTAG
- a CDS encoding TonB-dependent receptor, with protein sequence MKKFLLAFFMSWTYCFSQSINFDQLEKEKWLRYNGGISANSVFYDGTANRQNLTYFVSGNLNFNIAGLYSIPLSFTYSNQDFNFPSPFNFNRLSLHPSYKWVTAHIGDVNMTFSPYTLSGHQFTGGGFELNPEGKFQISAMYGRLLRATAYNAEAPGGITAYKRMGYGVKTAYDFEFMKLGVILFKATDEENSIENSFPVELNLSPKDNAVLSFESDFRVFDKANFHIEYAISGVTEDSRLTEEKPSTGLLAFLLDENISTTYYNALNASFNYPAGSGSLGVAYERIDPDYKTLGAYFFNNDLENVTVNANQTIFNNKLNLSVNAGVQRDNLDKAKSSDQRRIVSAVTASVMLSEKLTLNGSYSNFQSFTNIRDQFDFINQVGDFDNVDTLNYRQISQNANLGINYILKKTEQKQHSTNLNLVYQNSSNEQEGETIADGQNAFYNGTAGYTLGYPNKDLTVSIAANTSYNTAGIDKSLTLGPTLAVGKQFFDKQLRTNISSSYNTSYNNGEQQNSVYNFRLGGTYVWLEKHNFSLNYLMLFRNANLNTNRDLTLTFGYSYAFDNFKIQFNKGNRNTPNSSINSRDIWNFRYRGITYSGTIPELNEQLTNVFASEQFSTIPRFKKDDLGLLLQITKEQTKEAPYKENGLLFLKELYSFEDFQEVYDKTLFTVIRKIQLDMRKIDMALENLFVAKKLEVDSHPLFTKKETAYSIDDLALATEYKTLLSEQEDRLRKLVGHRWMEEKFNDFTDISVVKEPSGYLKEFKTNTALAAYKIYDETDDSKNLENYLENEIIDFYYKKSLDIVNPEGFELRYINKN encoded by the coding sequence TTGAAGAAATTTCTACTCGCTTTTTTTATGTCTTGGACCTACTGCTTTTCGCAAAGTATTAATTTTGACCAGCTTGAAAAAGAGAAATGGTTAAGGTATAATGGCGGTATTTCAGCAAATAGCGTCTTTTATGATGGTACGGCAAATCGTCAAAATTTGACCTACTTTGTTTCTGGGAACTTAAACTTCAATATCGCAGGCTTATACTCCATTCCTTTATCGTTCACGTATTCTAACCAAGATTTTAATTTTCCGAGTCCGTTTAATTTTAATCGCCTAAGCTTACACCCATCTTACAAATGGGTAACGGCGCATATTGGCGATGTAAACATGACATTTTCACCCTATACCCTCAGCGGACATCAATTTACCGGTGGTGGTTTTGAACTTAATCCAGAAGGTAAATTTCAGATAAGTGCCATGTATGGCCGTTTGTTGCGCGCCACAGCATACAATGCAGAGGCACCAGGTGGAATTACTGCGTACAAACGTATGGGCTATGGCGTAAAAACTGCTTACGATTTTGAGTTTATGAAATTGGGCGTAATTCTATTCAAAGCTACTGATGAAGAGAATTCTATTGAAAATTCGTTTCCTGTGGAATTAAATTTAAGCCCTAAAGATAATGCCGTACTTTCTTTCGAGAGTGATTTTCGAGTATTTGATAAAGCCAATTTTCATATAGAATATGCCATCTCAGGTGTTACAGAAGATAGCCGATTAACCGAAGAAAAACCTTCAACCGGATTGCTTGCTTTTCTACTCGATGAAAATATAAGTACCACGTATTACAATGCCCTAAATGCATCGTTTAACTACCCCGCTGGTTCGGGTAGCTTGGGCGTAGCTTATGAACGTATTGATCCAGATTATAAAACTTTAGGTGCTTATTTTTTTAATAACGATCTAGAGAATGTTACGGTAAATGCCAACCAGACTATCTTCAATAACAAACTTAATTTAAGTGTTAATGCTGGTGTACAGCGTGATAATCTTGATAAAGCAAAATCCTCTGATCAACGGCGAATCGTAAGCGCTGTTACGGCTAGTGTCATGCTTTCCGAAAAATTGACATTAAACGGCTCCTATTCAAATTTTCAATCGTTTACCAATATTCGCGATCAATTTGATTTTATCAACCAAGTAGGTGATTTTGACAATGTGGACACCCTAAATTACCGCCAAATTTCACAAAATGCGAATTTAGGTATTAACTATATCCTTAAAAAAACGGAACAAAAACAACACAGTACCAATTTAAATTTAGTGTATCAAAACTCGAGCAACGAGCAAGAAGGGGAAACCATTGCGGATGGGCAAAACGCTTTTTACAATGGTACCGCAGGGTACACACTAGGCTATCCCAACAAAGATTTAACTGTTTCGATAGCCGCAAATACTTCATACAACACAGCAGGAATCGACAAGAGCTTAACCTTAGGCCCTACTTTAGCCGTGGGTAAACAATTCTTTGACAAACAATTGCGCACCAATATTTCAAGTTCCTATAATACCTCTTACAACAATGGTGAACAACAAAATAGCGTATATAATTTTAGGTTAGGTGGTACTTATGTATGGCTAGAAAAGCACAATTTTAGCCTTAATTACCTAATGCTTTTTCGCAATGCGAATCTAAATACGAATCGCGATTTAACCCTAACTTTTGGTTATAGTTATGCCTTTGATAATTTTAAAATACAATTCAATAAAGGCAACAGAAATACGCCGAACAGCAGTATTAATTCTAGAGATATTTGGAATTTTAGATATAGAGGTATTACCTACAGTGGCACGATACCTGAATTAAACGAACAACTAACCAACGTATTTGCCAGCGAACAGTTTAGTACTATCCCTAGATTTAAAAAAGATGATTTAGGGCTCTTATTGCAAATTACCAAAGAACAAACCAAAGAAGCACCTTACAAAGAAAATGGCCTACTTTTCTTGAAAGAATTATACAGCTTTGAAGATTTTCAAGAAGTATATGACAAAACACTTTTTACCGTGATCAGAAAAATACAGCTCGATATGCGTAAAATAGATATGGCGCTAGAGAACTTATTTGTAGCTAAAAAATTAGAAGTCGACAGCCACCCTTTGTTCACTAAAAAGGAAACAGCGTACAGCATCGATGATTTAGCCTTAGCAACCGAATACAAGACACTTTTAAGTGAACAAGAAGACCGCTTAAGAAAGTTAGTGGGTCACCGATGGATGGAAGAAAAATTTAATGACTTTACGGACATTAGCGTGGTAAAAGAACCCAGCGGCTATTTAAAAGAGTTTAAAACAAATACTGCTTTAGCAGCCTATAAAATTTATGATGAAACAGATGACTCCAAAAACCTGGAAAACTATTTAGAAAATGAAATCATAGATTTCTATTACAAAAAGTCACTAGACATAGTGAATCCAGAAGGTTTTGAGTTGCGGTATATTAATAAGAACTAG